Proteins encoded within one genomic window of Saccharopolyspora pogona:
- a CDS encoding WXG100-like domain-containing protein, whose protein sequence is MFSSIMVPEGVRRLFQVLTGEDMTDADEGGLFAVADALESGAVGVGEVGGFVAELVGKVRTEFSGKAADRFAGGLEVFDGLLASGEGALRELAVFVRDLARQVRYLKLVTIYGLELLLFEMAWAVYWAGATGGASMAWLAARMAVMRFLLSRWWGQLFMRLAMAAAGGVAFNVVPDLQAQLQMLGEKSSDKWDGKLTEQAAGMGAFSALVSLPLSAVGGLVGNALTKVLVQGLGDEVDAAILEAAVKKAVAEHAELYPVSAMAKFADVVAEHLDVYAGMSVRGMWLARFGEWVGEALENALSELLGEVGYLAATGQEVTWNPFSVTAGAFETVFSGLGNLAGLAWRGKLHPDGPSPYLDGTGRGEGGSDDGGGFDEEKTPLLGIGSGSQTGNPLGSPGKDSTFDSSDSSDSSDVSGVDSVFSGSDTGSVDSAAVSVPSGDDLVVSGSPPVSAVAVGTDGKGGTDGKRGADGGVPGGTPARGVPVVPGSGQDRPGTPPPAYSDGAPGFGSNRPVTPPPYSPVAGDDQAAPGKRPLEVHTSKTQDSPAVTPHASGVPADAARPEAVGSGSVVDSDGRVPADAARPEAVGSGSVVDSDGGVPAGHPASPSGMTGRDGDPGADSVAGRGDSHRQDGAVVSPDSATLSGEGAQAAPSLHRDPAAVLPVGLPADTVRVPVPADVVAGGGLAEFVVRGGVADSTGGPVLLVSHSNPNAGVVVTPGQGSELAKDIGRNVVAMTQRQGRRGPQFTVFAADGSRPRPLAGPGAAVLAGGSGGVAGLAKASATVPAASGGKTVAGDETTAARTVSAQERSGAGEVQPAAITHDVGAGTVRDTGGIPVEKWSKLDLDREIARAKKLGLSSDEKEAAGQIVWLAHDVQGLARADAVVPLKDVVALVAAKRRELGDDHQDQVVEFSRALADRLGTRGSGLRIRAGAGPVRLSDVDSAPVPFGELMPLERPVDAKWASWFDAWMGKRSETRPVQTWYMQGDTRVPLKNVVGGRVVLGPAGMEGLSREGRAAVTAFETATGQHAQPLFADVDGRDVEAFLRVLDWLGVLGHVLVVRKKTQPEAVDARYVMGEYAQGERSRSAARLEDLRRAFFPLDDISESDEFYVHVVDPVGVGVAYGVVDQGLWLRGRDVEWGGLFEVLDGYGPAELMGLVNPGVRRHQYLAQALGVDEATAQVWRMWSYLPEGWHAEALRRVIIGSVVSTYGGREEVKSLVKDLLPDGPPYEKRLLRALGQFMVGLADRRRRLGKWGEEGRDTRSAADYLAELRQEVARLGGLDEVVRAGSEPDSQVQVRVLYGPPPQRAGVSGRQPSRRELNVLHELVHALDGRELDYLKRFLGKDLGVAGVIGASQGDVHAWLRGRPGDRAVVRGILLDTFVAAFGGPEGAVALANRLRELGLGPLKQLGLEMASKRELDRGVQVASQRQPDPETAERVLRLLPMEAWLEWTLGGLLDYVAVGAVPAGASDQELVRKLGTARAALVAGVDESTAQKWRDGSKPAPIHLRRMREAARLPGSEVVRYLGPGRALEVTDTDFDWFPIDESDVWKWLAGVREPPRGSLRSCVWLFCGLSGMGSSRQRRSGWCGVRTRYGRLSAVSRGPMPRREKSSRPTHRNSGRR, encoded by the coding sequence ATGTTTTCGTCGATCATGGTGCCGGAGGGGGTGAGGCGGCTTTTTCAGGTGTTGACGGGTGAGGATATGACGGATGCGGATGAGGGTGGGTTGTTCGCGGTGGCGGATGCGTTGGAGTCGGGTGCGGTGGGGGTGGGGGAGGTAGGGGGTTTTGTGGCGGAGTTGGTGGGGAAGGTGCGGACGGAGTTTTCGGGGAAGGCGGCGGATCGGTTCGCGGGGGGTTTGGAGGTTTTCGATGGGTTGCTGGCCTCGGGTGAGGGGGCGTTGCGGGAGTTGGCGGTGTTCGTGCGGGATCTGGCGCGGCAGGTGCGGTATTTGAAGTTGGTGACGATTTATGGTTTGGAATTGTTGTTGTTTGAGATGGCGTGGGCGGTGTATTGGGCGGGGGCGACCGGTGGTGCGTCGATGGCGTGGCTGGCGGCGCGGATGGCGGTGATGCGGTTTTTGTTGTCGCGGTGGTGGGGTCAGTTGTTCATGCGGTTGGCGATGGCGGCGGCCGGTGGTGTGGCGTTCAACGTGGTACCGGATCTGCAGGCCCAGTTGCAGATGCTGGGTGAGAAGTCCAGTGACAAGTGGGACGGGAAGCTGACCGAGCAGGCGGCGGGGATGGGGGCGTTCTCGGCGTTGGTGTCGCTGCCGTTGTCGGCGGTGGGCGGTCTAGTGGGCAACGCATTGACGAAGGTGCTGGTGCAGGGGCTGGGCGATGAAGTGGACGCGGCGATTCTGGAGGCGGCGGTGAAGAAGGCGGTGGCCGAGCACGCGGAGTTGTATCCGGTGTCGGCGATGGCGAAGTTCGCGGATGTCGTGGCGGAGCATCTGGATGTTTATGCGGGGATGTCGGTGCGGGGCATGTGGTTGGCGCGGTTCGGCGAGTGGGTCGGGGAGGCGTTGGAGAATGCGTTGTCGGAGTTGCTCGGGGAGGTGGGGTATCTGGCGGCCACGGGTCAGGAGGTGACCTGGAACCCGTTCTCGGTGACGGCGGGTGCGTTCGAGACGGTGTTCAGCGGCCTGGGCAATCTGGCGGGTTTGGCGTGGCGGGGCAAGCTGCACCCGGATGGCCCGAGCCCATACCTCGACGGCACCGGCCGGGGGGAGGGCGGCAGCGACGATGGTGGCGGGTTTGATGAGGAGAAGACCCCGCTGCTGGGGATAGGGTCCGGGTCGCAGACAGGGAACCCCCTTGGCTCCCCGGGCAAGGACAGCACGTTCGATTCCTCGGATTCCTCGGATTCCTCGGATGTGTCTGGTGTGGACTCTGTTTTCTCGGGATCGGATACCGGGTCGGTGGATTCGGCTGCGGTGTCGGTGCCTTCTGGTGATGACCTGGTGGTGTCCGGTTCCCCTCCGGTGTCTGCTGTTGCGGTCGGCACGGACGGCAAGGGTGGCACGGACGGTAAGAGGGGTGCCGATGGCGGTGTGCCGGGCGGGACGCCGGCTCGTGGTGTTCCGGTCGTGCCAGGTTCCGGGCAGGACCGGCCGGGCACACCGCCACCCGCATATTCCGATGGGGCACCGGGTTTCGGTTCAAACCGGCCGGTGACGCCGCCGCCGTACAGTCCGGTTGCCGGTGACGATCAGGCCGCGCCCGGGAAGCGGCCGCTGGAGGTGCATACCTCGAAGACACAGGACTCTCCGGCGGTGACCCCACATGCTTCTGGTGTGCCCGCGGATGCCGCGCGACCGGAGGCTGTCGGGTCCGGGTCTGTTGTGGACTCCGACGGTCGTGTGCCCGCGGATGCCGCGCGACCGGAGGCTGTCGGGTCCGGGTCTGTTGTGGACTCCGACGGTGGTGTGCCCGCGGGGCATCCGGCGTCGCCGAGTGGGATGACCGGCCGCGATGGGGATCCCGGTGCGGACTCGGTTGCGGGGCGTGGGGATTCGCATCGCCAGGATGGGGCTGTGGTGTCGCCGGATTCGGCGACACTGTCGGGGGAGGGGGCGCAGGCGGCGCCGTCTCTGCATCGGGATCCGGCGGCGGTGCTGCCGGTGGGCTTGCCGGCGGACACGGTGCGGGTGCCGGTGCCCGCGGATGTGGTTGCTGGTGGCGGGTTGGCGGAATTCGTGGTGCGGGGCGGTGTCGCGGATTCCACGGGCGGGCCTGTGCTGCTGGTGTCCCACAGCAATCCGAATGCGGGTGTGGTGGTGACGCCGGGTCAGGGTTCGGAACTGGCGAAGGATATAGGGCGCAACGTTGTCGCGATGACGCAGAGACAGGGCAGGCGCGGGCCGCAGTTCACGGTGTTCGCTGCGGATGGTTCTCGTCCCAGGCCGCTGGCCGGGCCTGGTGCTGCGGTGCTGGCCGGCGGGAGTGGGGGCGTGGCCGGCCTGGCGAAGGCCTCGGCAACGGTCCCGGCCGCCTCCGGTGGGAAGACGGTGGCCGGAGATGAGACGACGGCTGCCCGGACGGTGTCTGCCCAGGAGAGGTCGGGGGCTGGGGAGGTACAGCCCGCGGCGATCACACACGATGTCGGGGCGGGCACGGTGCGGGATACCGGTGGGATACCGGTGGAGAAGTGGTCGAAGTTGGATCTGGACCGCGAGATCGCCCGGGCGAAGAAGCTGGGCTTGTCCAGCGACGAAAAGGAGGCGGCCGGACAGATTGTGTGGCTCGCGCATGACGTCCAGGGGTTGGCTCGTGCGGATGCTGTCGTGCCGCTGAAGGATGTGGTGGCGCTGGTCGCGGCCAAGCGCCGCGAGCTCGGCGATGATCACCAGGACCAGGTGGTGGAGTTTTCCCGGGCGCTGGCGGACAGGCTGGGTACGCGGGGCAGCGGGCTGAGAATCCGGGCCGGGGCGGGACCAGTACGGCTGTCCGATGTGGATTCCGCCCCGGTGCCGTTTGGTGAGCTGATGCCGCTGGAGCGTCCGGTGGATGCGAAGTGGGCGTCCTGGTTCGACGCGTGGATGGGCAAGCGTTCCGAAACCCGACCGGTCCAGACCTGGTACATGCAAGGGGACACACGTGTGCCGCTGAAGAATGTGGTGGGTGGGCGTGTCGTGCTGGGCCCGGCGGGTATGGAGGGGCTGTCTCGGGAGGGGCGCGCGGCGGTTACCGCTTTTGAGACGGCGACAGGACAGCACGCGCAACCACTGTTCGCTGATGTTGATGGTCGCGATGTTGAGGCGTTCTTGCGGGTGTTGGACTGGCTGGGCGTGTTGGGTCATGTGCTGGTGGTGCGGAAGAAGACGCAGCCGGAGGCGGTGGATGCCCGGTACGTCATGGGGGAGTACGCGCAAGGGGAGAGGTCGCGTAGCGCAGCGCGGCTGGAGGACTTGCGGCGGGCGTTTTTCCCGTTGGATGACATTTCGGAGTCGGATGAGTTCTACGTGCATGTGGTGGATCCGGTTGGTGTTGGGGTGGCCTACGGGGTGGTTGATCAGGGGTTGTGGCTTCGGGGTCGTGATGTGGAGTGGGGTGGGTTGTTCGAGGTCCTGGATGGGTATGGGCCTGCGGAGTTGATGGGGCTGGTCAACCCGGGGGTGCGCCGGCACCAGTATCTGGCTCAGGCGTTGGGGGTGGATGAGGCCACGGCGCAGGTGTGGCGGATGTGGTCCTACCTGCCCGAGGGGTGGCATGCCGAGGCGTTGCGCCGCGTGATCATCGGGTCGGTGGTCAGCACCTACGGCGGGCGGGAGGAGGTCAAGAGTCTGGTCAAAGACCTGCTGCCGGACGGTCCGCCGTACGAGAAGCGGTTGTTGCGTGCTCTGGGGCAGTTCATGGTGGGCCTGGCCGATCGCCGCCGTCGGCTGGGGAAGTGGGGCGAGGAAGGGCGTGACACCCGCAGCGCGGCTGATTACCTCGCCGAACTGCGGCAAGAGGTGGCGAGGCTCGGTGGCCTGGACGAGGTGGTGCGTGCCGGGAGCGAGCCCGACAGCCAGGTGCAGGTGCGGGTGCTCTACGGTCCGCCACCGCAGCGTGCCGGTGTGTCAGGCCGGCAGCCCAGCCGGCGGGAGCTGAACGTGCTGCACGAGTTGGTGCACGCTTTGGACGGTCGTGAGCTTGACTACCTCAAGCGCTTCCTCGGTAAGGACTTGGGCGTCGCCGGGGTGATCGGCGCTTCTCAGGGAGACGTGCATGCGTGGCTTCGCGGCCGTCCCGGTGATCGTGCGGTGGTTCGTGGGATCTTGCTGGACACGTTTGTCGCGGCGTTCGGCGGGCCGGAAGGGGCGGTCGCGCTGGCTAACCGGTTGCGGGAGCTGGGCCTGGGCCCTCTGAAGCAGCTGGGCCTGGAGATGGCGTCGAAGAGGGAGCTGGACCGGGGCGTGCAGGTGGCCTCGCAACGGCAGCCGGACCCGGAAACCGCGGAGAGGGTTCTCCGTTTGCTGCCCATGGAGGCTTGGTTGGAGTGGACTCTGGGCGGTCTGTTGGACTACGTCGCCGTGGGTGCTGTTCCGGCGGGAGCCTCGGATCAGGAATTGGTGCGCAAGCTCGGCACGGCCCGAGCGGCCTTGGTAGCCGGAGTTGACGAGTCCACGGCTCAAAAGTGGCGGGACGGCAGCAAACCCGCCCCGATCCATCTGCGGCGGATGCGCGAGGCTGCCCGGCTCCCGGGCTCGGAGGTGGTGCGCTACCTCGGTCCGGGCCGAGCACTCGAGGTGACCGACACCGACTTCGACTGGTTTCCTATAGACGAGTCGGATGTATGGAAGTGGCTGGCGGGCGTCCGCGAGCCCCCGCGGGGGAGTCTGAGAAGCTGCGTCTGGCTGTTCTGCGGGCTATCCGGGATGGGCTCGTCCCGCCAGCGCCGTTCAGGCTGGTGTGGAGTGAGAACGCGATACGGGAGGCTGAGCGCCGTCTCGCGTGGGCCGATGCCACGAAGGGAGAAAAGTTCCCGTCCGACGCATCGGAACAGTGGAAGAAGGTGA